A genomic window from Triticum urartu cultivar G1812 chromosome 7, Tu2.1, whole genome shotgun sequence includes:
- the LOC125520483 gene encoding uncharacterized protein LOC125520483 isoform X1, whose protein sequence is MRPPVSSPFLPTPPPISINRSRRASSFRLHTLRLRRPLAARRHLPRPSFRCSGDPHLNSSAAPTDAAGSGSQHVATLRKLLFRRMLVGVNDGRYFLGLFHCVDKQGNIILQDAVEYRSARRSFPSAPKEERCLGLILIPASCRSSCHVDCFIEEQMALLSLCK, encoded by the exons ATGCGTCCGCCCGTATCGTCCCCTTTCCTTCCCACCCCCCCTCCGATCTCCATCAACCGGAGCCGCCGTGCTTCCTCCTTCCGCCTGCACACGCTTCGACTCCGGCGGCCGCTCGCGGCGCGTCGCCACCTACCTCGCCCTTCGTTCCGCTGCTCAG GAGACCCTCACCTCAACAGCTCGGCCGCGCCCACGGACGCCGCCGGCAGCGGCTCGCAGCACGTGGCGACGCTCCGGAAGCTGCTGTTCCGGAGGATGCTGGTCGGGGTGAACGACGGCCGCTACTTCCTGGGGCTGTTCCACTGCGTCGACAAGCAGGGGAACATAATCCTGCAGGACGCGGTGGAGTACCGCAGCGCGCGCCGCTCCTTCCCGTCGGCGCCCAAGGAGGAGCGGTGCCTCGGGCTCATCCTGATCCCGGCGTCCTGCCGCTCCTCCTGCCATGTCGACTGCTTCATCGAAGAGCAGATGGCCCTGCTGTCCCTGTGCAAGTGA
- the LOC125520483 gene encoding uncharacterized protein LOC125520483 isoform X2, whose product MEGPSDSDGQVIPSTAGDPHLNSSAAPTDAAGSGSQHVATLRKLLFRRMLVGVNDGRYFLGLFHCVDKQGNIILQDAVEYRSARRSFPSAPKEERCLGLILIPASCRSSCHVDCFIEEQMALLSLCK is encoded by the coding sequence ATGGAAGGACCATCTGATTCTGACGGCCAAGTGATCCCGTCCACCGCAGGAGACCCTCACCTCAACAGCTCGGCCGCGCCCACGGACGCCGCCGGCAGCGGCTCGCAGCACGTGGCGACGCTCCGGAAGCTGCTGTTCCGGAGGATGCTGGTCGGGGTGAACGACGGCCGCTACTTCCTGGGGCTGTTCCACTGCGTCGACAAGCAGGGGAACATAATCCTGCAGGACGCGGTGGAGTACCGCAGCGCGCGCCGCTCCTTCCCGTCGGCGCCCAAGGAGGAGCGGTGCCTCGGGCTCATCCTGATCCCGGCGTCCTGCCGCTCCTCCTGCCATGTCGACTGCTTCATCGAAGAGCAGATGGCCCTGCTGTCCCTGTGCAAGTGA
- the LOC125520182 gene encoding geranylgeranyl transferase type-2 subunit alpha 1: MHGQPRRPKQPEDDAAAAAKAAKLRELQVQVLHNHHTYTYTEEALGLSFKLLEINPEAYTAWNYRKLALQHNLKELSDPEAIKSTVDNELRVVELALRQNPKSYGAWYHRKWLLNQKLAPVDFKREYGLLDKLLKVDARNFHGWNYRRFLAKFMGVPEEKELQYTMDKISENFSNYSAWHNRSILLSNLLIQQSEGFESKQKIFSEEFELVIQALFTDPSDQSGWFYHLWLLAQTSTPDNPQLISSWPSNGAKLSLCSARKNEDQNMVSSPSSICCYSLKEGIIPIVLYFNDPVKGLNPTNVKLNSDFVFDKDLQWRPLVITDSGYSNCWATYLEIRNKDCSTSQQFSVEVSIPCPDDIMSRSGSHCNCPVHFTFTIELGNNNDEAHDTDLFHDPISWSSSESFQSHGKPSCVAFDQLNITSALVQEESRWNLDRLSDEIDLFRDLPDENSKFAKLTLARLLLACAAIKSRGSSLIERKGYCEEALGFFSDLINLDPSHKRYYEDERSLVLMDQLTCDMETFMKYCSVQVRSNSATLNHVQLCRLSLTRIGFTERMLWVQMLDLSHNKLRSIEGLEALQQLVCLNISNNQISSFTSLEPLTKIVSLKALDLSFNEIGAHPIDTTRYMCSSPFSHKVERCEAFEECRKKSVNVEEFWDAILFFKSVNLVQLDIKGNAVADKDSFATVVMTLSPSLKWLDGTCIH; encoded by the exons ATGCACGGCCAGCCCCGCCGGCCGaagcagccggaggacgacgcggcggcggcggcgaaggccGCCAAGCTCCGGGAACTCCAGGTCCAggtcctccacaaccaccacacCTACAC GTACACTGAGGAGGCGCTGGGGCTGAGCTTCAAGCTTCTCGAGATAAACCCGGAGGCCTACACGGCGTGGAACTACAGGAAGCTCGCGCTGCAGCACAACCTCAAGGAGCTTTCTGACCCAGAGGCCATCAAGTCTACTGTTGACAACGAGCTCAGAGTA GTGGAGCTTGCTCTGAGGCAGAACCCAAAGTCGTATGGAGCATGGTATCATCGCAAGTGGTTACTGAACCAAAAGCTTGCCCCTGTGGATTTCAAGCGTGAATACGGCCTCTTGGATAAACTGTTGAAGGTGGATGCGAGGAATTTCCACGGATGGAATTACCGCAG GTTCCTTGCAAAATTTATGGGAGTGCCAGAAGAGAAAGAGCTTCAGTACACAATGGATAAGATCAGTGAAAATTTCAGTAATTACTCAGCATGGCATAATCGTAG TATACTTCTGTCCAATCTGCTAATCCAACAAAGTGAAGGTTTTGAGTCAAAGCAGAAGATCTTTTCAGAGGAGTTTGAACTTGTGATTCAGGCACTTTTCACAGACCCTAGTGACCAAAGCGGTTGGTTCTATCACCTCTGGCTTTTAGCTCAGACATCTACCCCTGATAACCCACAGCTGATTTCATCTTGGCCTTCTAATGGTGCAAAGCTCAGTTTATGTTCGGCCAGGAAAAATGAGGACCAGAACATGGTGTCTTCCCCGAGCTCCATTTGTTGTTACTCTTTGAAGGAAGGGATTATACCCATTGTGCTTTATTTCAATGATCCCGTCAAAGGATTAAATCCAACAAATGTGAAGTTAAATTCTGATTTTGTGTTTGATAAGGATCTTCAATGGAGGCCCCTCGTGATAACCGACTCCGGGTATTCCAATTGTTGGGCCACATATCTTGAAATTAGAAACAAAGATTGTAGCACTTCACAGCAATTTTCTGTTGAAGTAAGCATACCCTGCCCAGATGATATCATGTCAAGAAGTGGCTCTCACTGCAATTGCCCTGTACATTTTACATTTACCATTGAACTGGGCAACAATAATGACGAAGCACATGATACCGATTTGTTTCATGACCCAATCTCCTGGAGTAGCTCAGAATCATTCCAGTCTCATGGGAAACCCAGCTGTGTTGCTTTTGATCAGCTAAATATCACTAGTGCCTTGGTTCAAGAGGAGTCAAGATGGAATTTGGATAGACTATCTGATGAAATCGACCTTTTCAGAGATTTACCTGATGAGAATAG TAAATTTGCGAAGTTGACACTAGCACGGCTATTGCTTGCTTGCGCTGCAATAAAGTCCCGAGGAAGTTCTTTGATTGAAAGGAAGGGATATTGCGAAGAGGCGCTAGGGTTCTTCAGTGACTTGATTAATTTGGATCCTTCTCATAAAAGGTATTATGAAGATGAGCGGAGCTTAGTCCTAATGGATCAG CTAACATGTGACATGGAGACTTTCATGAAGTACTGTTCAGTCCAAGTTAGATCAAATTCAGCCACATTAAACCATGTGCAACTTTGCAGATTGTCTTTAACACGCATTGGATTTACTGAACGCATGTTGTGGGTTCAAATGCTGGACCTAAGCCATAATAAGCTCAGATCCATTGAAG GTTTGGAGGCCTTGCAGCAGCTTGTGTGCCTGAACATCAGCAACAACCAGATCAGCAGTTTCACGTCACTCGAACCCCTGACCAAGATAGTTTCCTTGAAAGCGTTGGATTTGTCTTTCAATGAGATCGGAGCTCACCCGATCGACACAACACGGTATATGTGCTCATCTCCGTTTTCACACAAAGTCGAACGGTGCGAAGCCTTCGAGGAGTGCCGAAAGAAAAGCGTCAACGTGGAGGAGTTCTGGGACGCCATACTCTTCTTCAAATCCGTAAACCTGGTGCAGCTTGACATCAAGGGAAATGCGGTCGCGGACAAGGATAGCTTCGCCACTGTTGTGATGACCCTCAGCCCTTCTCTCAAGTGGCTCGACGGCACATGTATCCATTAG
- the LOC125522132 gene encoding probable 3-hydroxyisobutyrate dehydrogenase, mitochondrial isoform X1 — MGGVGWRRLGSKLRQRWGWESRLRARGFSSAPALPPPPHMESVGFIGLGNMGAHMARNLVRAGYRVSVHDINEVAMKKFSDDGIPTKRSPLEVSESSDVVITMLPSSAHVLDVYSGRNGLLGNGGRLGPWLYIDSSTVDPHTSRKISMDMSRCSLNEKKGYAEKPMMMDAPVSGGVPAAEAGTLTFMVGGLEETYIAAKPLLLAMGKKLIYCGGAGNGSAAKLCNNMAMAISMLGVSEAFALGQNLGIKASTLTDIFNCSSARCWSSDTYNPVPGVMAGVPSSRNYDGGFTSKLMAKDLDLAMASASGVGFKCPMGSEALEIYRKLCDEGCEFKDFSCAFRHFYTGKDEK; from the exons aTGGGTGGTGTTGGATGGAGGAGGCTTGGTTCCAAGCTGCGGCAGCGATGGGGCTGGGAGAGCCGCCTCCGCGCCCGGGGCTTCTCTTCCGCTCCTGCGCTTCCACCTCCACCCCACATGGAG AGTGTTGGATTCATAGGGCTTGGGAACATGGGCGCCCACATGGCAAGGAACCTGGTGAGGGCTGGATACAGAGTGTCAGTTCATGATAT AAATGAGGTTGCCATGAAGAAGTTCTCCGACGATGGAATTCCCACGAAGCGGTCGCCACTTGAAGTGTCTGAGTCGAGTGATGTTGTAATCACCATGTTACCTTCCTCTGCCCAT GTCTTAGATGTATACAGTGGACGGAATGGCTTGCTCGGTAATGGGGGGCGCCTGGGACCGTGGTTATACATAGATTCATCCACAGTTGATCCTCATACATCGAGAAAGATATCTATGGACATGTCAAGATGCAGTTTAAATGAGAAGAAAG GCTACGCCGAAAAACCGATGATGATGGATGCTCCTGTCTCCGGAGGTGTTCCTGCCGCAGAAGCTGGGACACTGACTTTCATG GTGGGTGGTTTAGAAGAAACATACATAGCAGCAAAGCCGTTACTTCTCGCAATGGGCAAAAAGCTGATCTACTGCGGCGGGGCTGGAAATGGCTCG GCTGCAAAGCTCTGTAACAATATGGCCATGGCCATCAGCATGCTTGGGGTCTCCGAGGCCTTTGCTCTTGGTCAGAATCTTGGGATCAAAGCAAGCACTCTCACAGATATATTCAATTGCTCTAGCGCCCGCTGCTGGAGTAG CGACACATATAACCCAGTTCCTGGAGTAATGGCGGGCGTGCCATCGTCGAGGAATTATGATGGTGGTTTCACCTCCAAATTAATG GCTAAAGATTTGGATTTGGCCATGGCCTCTGCATCTGGAGTTGGCTTCAAATGTCCCATGGGTTCTGAAGCACTTGAGAT TTACCGGAAGTTATGCGACGAGGGCTGTGAATTCAAGGACTTCTCATGCGCGTTTCGCCACTTTTACACCGGCAAGGATGAGAAGTGA
- the LOC125522132 gene encoding probable 3-hydroxyisobutyrate dehydrogenase, mitochondrial isoform X2 has protein sequence MIYHPTNTESMMFRNEVAMKKFSDDGIPTKRSPLEVSESSDVVITMLPSSAHVLDVYSGRNGLLGNGGRLGPWLYIDSSTVDPHTSRKISMDMSRCSLNEKKGYAEKPMMMDAPVSGGVPAAEAGTLTFMVGGLEETYIAAKPLLLAMGKKLIYCGGAGNGSAAKLCNNMAMAISMLGVSEAFALGQNLGIKASTLTDIFNCSSARCWSSDTYNPVPGVMAGVPSSRNYDGGFTSKLMAKDLDLAMASASGVGFKCPMGSEALEIYRKLCDEGCEFKDFSCAFRHFYTGKDEK, from the exons ATGATAT ACCATCCAACAAACACTGAATCTATGATGTTCAGAAATGAGGTTGCCATGAAGAAGTTCTCCGACGATGGAATTCCCACGAAGCGGTCGCCACTTGAAGTGTCTGAGTCGAGTGATGTTGTAATCACCATGTTACCTTCCTCTGCCCAT GTCTTAGATGTATACAGTGGACGGAATGGCTTGCTCGGTAATGGGGGGCGCCTGGGACCGTGGTTATACATAGATTCATCCACAGTTGATCCTCATACATCGAGAAAGATATCTATGGACATGTCAAGATGCAGTTTAAATGAGAAGAAAG GCTACGCCGAAAAACCGATGATGATGGATGCTCCTGTCTCCGGAGGTGTTCCTGCCGCAGAAGCTGGGACACTGACTTTCATG GTGGGTGGTTTAGAAGAAACATACATAGCAGCAAAGCCGTTACTTCTCGCAATGGGCAAAAAGCTGATCTACTGCGGCGGGGCTGGAAATGGCTCG GCTGCAAAGCTCTGTAACAATATGGCCATGGCCATCAGCATGCTTGGGGTCTCCGAGGCCTTTGCTCTTGGTCAGAATCTTGGGATCAAAGCAAGCACTCTCACAGATATATTCAATTGCTCTAGCGCCCGCTGCTGGAGTAG CGACACATATAACCCAGTTCCTGGAGTAATGGCGGGCGTGCCATCGTCGAGGAATTATGATGGTGGTTTCACCTCCAAATTAATG GCTAAAGATTTGGATTTGGCCATGGCCTCTGCATCTGGAGTTGGCTTCAAATGTCCCATGGGTTCTGAAGCACTTGAGAT TTACCGGAAGTTATGCGACGAGGGCTGTGAATTCAAGGACTTCTCATGCGCGTTTCGCCACTTTTACACCGGCAAGGATGAGAAGTGA
- the LOC125523758 gene encoding probable carboxylesterase 15 isoform X1 → MRVSLTLSCVESPKAESSSPKDQIAMASSLLLRATAPARRLFHAARPTRGEACAAARRRIVVSVPPPAASAPPSPRRSSARRPAPADRIDRVESSRPASFSTSTSARASGGEAMAGGTEAPRVVEDCRGVLQVLSDGTTVRSAAAPYTVEDRDDGRVEWRDAVYHAAHGLGVRMYRPARREGKGKARLRLPVLAYFHGGGFCIGSRAWSSVHACCLRFAHELPAVLLSFDYRLAPEHRLPAAHQDAAAALAWLRDRLAPGPADGSGSDEDVRAWLADSGADPGRLFVSGDSAGANIAHHMAARFGAAGLDPVKTAGYVLVMPAFTSEAPTQSELGSRGSAFLSRDVAERYNRLALPAGANKDYPLMNPLGPDSPGLGPVGGRVLVVVGGDDMLKDNQVRYVDGMKAAGNDVELAVFAGKEHGFFSRGPWSETSGEVVRVVGRFMGRDAADSTGADGQD, encoded by the exons ATGAGAGTCAGTTTAACGTTAAGCTGTGTGGAATCCCCCAAAGCCGAGTCGTCTTCTCCGAAAGATCAAATCGCCATGGCCAGCAGCCTGCTCCTGCGCGCAACAGCGCCGGCCCGCCGCCTCTTCCACGCCGCGCGGCCGACGCGCGGAGAAGCATGTGCTGCTGCACGGAGGCGAATCGTCGTCTCCGTCCCGCCGCCCGCCGCGTCCGCGCCGCCGTCACCTCGACGCTCGAGCGCCCGCAGGCCTGCGCCAG CAGATCGGATCGATCGGGTCGAATCGAGCCGGCCGGCCAGCTTCTCCACGTCCACGTCGGCGCGCGCGTCCGGCGGGGAGGCGATGGCGGGCGGCACGGAGGCGCCGCGCGTCGTGGAGGACTGCCGCGGCGTGCTGCAGGTGCTCAGCGACGGCACGACCGTGCGCTCCGCCGCGGCGCCGTACACGGTGGAGGACCGCGACGACGGCCGCGTCGAGTGGAGGGACGCCGTGTACCACGCCGCGCACGGCCTCGGCGTGCGCATGTACCGGCCGGCGCGCCGGGAGGGGAAGGGGAAGGCGCGGCTGAGGCTGCCGGTGCTGGCCTACTTCCACGGCGGCGGCTTCTGCATCGGCAGCCGCGCCTGGTCCTCCGTGCACGCCTGCTGCCTCCGCTTCGCCCACGAGCTCCCCGCCGTCCTGCTCTCCTTCGACTACCGCCTCGCGCCCGAGCACCGCCTCCCGGCCGCCCaccaggacgccgccgccgccctcgcctgGCTCCGCGACCGGCTCGCCCCAGGGCCTGCTGACGGATCTGGGTCCGACGAGGACGTCCGCGCCTGGCTCGCCGACTCCGGCGCCGACCCAGGGAGGCTCTTCGTGTCCGGCGACTCCGCCGGCGCCAACATCGCGCACCACATGGCCGCCCGGTTCGGCGCGGCGGGGCTCGACCCCGTGAAGACAGCCGGGTACGTCCTCGTCATGCCGGCGTTCACCTCCGAGGCGCCGACGCAGTCCGAGCTGGGCTCGCGGGGCAGCGCGTTCCTGAGCCGGGACGTGGCGGAGCGGTACAACCGGCTCGCGCTGCCGGCCGGCGCCAACAAGGACTACCCGCTGATGAACCCGCTCGGGCCGGACAGCCCGGGCCTGGGGCCCGTCGGCGGCCGCGTGCTCGTCGTCGTGGGCGGCGACGACATGCTCAAGGACAACCAGGTCCGGTACGTGGACGGGATGAAGGCCGCGGGGAACGACGTGGAGCTCGCCGTGTTCGCCGGCAAGGAGCACGGCTTCTTCTCGAGGGGCCCGTGGTCGGAGACCAGCGGCGAGGTCGTGCGGGTCGTCGGCCGGTTCATGGGCAGAGACGCGGCCGATTCAACCGGCGCCGACGGTCAGGACTAA
- the LOC125523758 gene encoding probable carboxylesterase 15 isoform X2 translates to MRVSLTLSCVESPKAESSSPKDQIAMASSLLLRATAPARRLFHAARPTRGEACAAARRRIVVSVPPPAASAPPSPRRSSARRPAPDRIDRVESSRPASFSTSTSARASGGEAMAGGTEAPRVVEDCRGVLQVLSDGTTVRSAAAPYTVEDRDDGRVEWRDAVYHAAHGLGVRMYRPARREGKGKARLRLPVLAYFHGGGFCIGSRAWSSVHACCLRFAHELPAVLLSFDYRLAPEHRLPAAHQDAAAALAWLRDRLAPGPADGSGSDEDVRAWLADSGADPGRLFVSGDSAGANIAHHMAARFGAAGLDPVKTAGYVLVMPAFTSEAPTQSELGSRGSAFLSRDVAERYNRLALPAGANKDYPLMNPLGPDSPGLGPVGGRVLVVVGGDDMLKDNQVRYVDGMKAAGNDVELAVFAGKEHGFFSRGPWSETSGEVVRVVGRFMGRDAADSTGADGQD, encoded by the exons ATGAGAGTCAGTTTAACGTTAAGCTGTGTGGAATCCCCCAAAGCCGAGTCGTCTTCTCCGAAAGATCAAATCGCCATGGCCAGCAGCCTGCTCCTGCGCGCAACAGCGCCGGCCCGCCGCCTCTTCCACGCCGCGCGGCCGACGCGCGGAGAAGCATGTGCTGCTGCACGGAGGCGAATCGTCGTCTCCGTCCCGCCGCCCGCCGCGTCCGCGCCGCCGTCACCTCGACGCTCGAGCGCCCGCAGGCCTGCGCCAG ATCGGATCGATCGGGTCGAATCGAGCCGGCCGGCCAGCTTCTCCACGTCCACGTCGGCGCGCGCGTCCGGCGGGGAGGCGATGGCGGGCGGCACGGAGGCGCCGCGCGTCGTGGAGGACTGCCGCGGCGTGCTGCAGGTGCTCAGCGACGGCACGACCGTGCGCTCCGCCGCGGCGCCGTACACGGTGGAGGACCGCGACGACGGCCGCGTCGAGTGGAGGGACGCCGTGTACCACGCCGCGCACGGCCTCGGCGTGCGCATGTACCGGCCGGCGCGCCGGGAGGGGAAGGGGAAGGCGCGGCTGAGGCTGCCGGTGCTGGCCTACTTCCACGGCGGCGGCTTCTGCATCGGCAGCCGCGCCTGGTCCTCCGTGCACGCCTGCTGCCTCCGCTTCGCCCACGAGCTCCCCGCCGTCCTGCTCTCCTTCGACTACCGCCTCGCGCCCGAGCACCGCCTCCCGGCCGCCCaccaggacgccgccgccgccctcgcctgGCTCCGCGACCGGCTCGCCCCAGGGCCTGCTGACGGATCTGGGTCCGACGAGGACGTCCGCGCCTGGCTCGCCGACTCCGGCGCCGACCCAGGGAGGCTCTTCGTGTCCGGCGACTCCGCCGGCGCCAACATCGCGCACCACATGGCCGCCCGGTTCGGCGCGGCGGGGCTCGACCCCGTGAAGACAGCCGGGTACGTCCTCGTCATGCCGGCGTTCACCTCCGAGGCGCCGACGCAGTCCGAGCTGGGCTCGCGGGGCAGCGCGTTCCTGAGCCGGGACGTGGCGGAGCGGTACAACCGGCTCGCGCTGCCGGCCGGCGCCAACAAGGACTACCCGCTGATGAACCCGCTCGGGCCGGACAGCCCGGGCCTGGGGCCCGTCGGCGGCCGCGTGCTCGTCGTCGTGGGCGGCGACGACATGCTCAAGGACAACCAGGTCCGGTACGTGGACGGGATGAAGGCCGCGGGGAACGACGTGGAGCTCGCCGTGTTCGCCGGCAAGGAGCACGGCTTCTTCTCGAGGGGCCCGTGGTCGGAGACCAGCGGCGAGGTCGTGCGGGTCGTCGGCCGGTTCATGGGCAGAGACGCGGCCGATTCAACCGGCGCCGACGGTCAGGACTAA